The following nucleotide sequence is from Thermostaphylospora chromogena.
TAACCGGCGGCCACCACGCCCATGACCTCCTCGTAGGCGTCGAGGAACGCCTTGGCGCCCGGCTGACCCAGCACGTAGTCGCGTACGGGCGCGTCGAGGCCGGTCATCGGCCGCAGCTCGGGCACCCAGTGCGGGTTGGGCAGGAACCGGCAGTCCACCACGAGATCGGCGTCGACCGGCAGGCCGTACTTGTAGCCGAAGGAGACGACGTTGACCCGCAGGCCCGGGCGGTCCTCCCCGCCGAAGAAGGCGACGATCTTGCGGCGCAGCTCGTGGACGTTGAGCGTGGAGGTGTCGATGACCAGGTCGGCGTTGGCCCGCACGTCGCGCAGTATGCCGCGCTCGCGGGCGATGCCGTCGACCAGGCGGCCCTCCCCCTGCAGGGGGTGGGGGCGGCGGACGTTCTCGAACCGGCGGACCAGCTCCTCGTCGCTGGCCTCCAGGAACGCCACGCGGACCGCGGCGCCGCGCGCCTCCAGCTCCTCGATCGCGGCGTTGAGGTCGGTGGTGAAGGCCAGGCTGCGCACGTCGACGACGGCCGCCACCTTGTCGGCCGGCAGGTTGGCCCGCCCGGCCTCCTCGGCCAGGGAGAACAGCAGGCCGGGCGGCAGGTTGTCGATGACGAACCAGCCGAGGTCCTCCAGGGCCTTGGCCGCGGTGCTGCGACCGGCGCCGGACATGCCGGTGATGATGACGAACGCGGGCGTGGTGGCGCCGTCGCCCGTCTGTGGCTGCGTCACGTCCCTTCCCCCTCCCCCTTCAACGCCGTCGCGATCGCCTCTGCCAGGGCGGGGCCGATGCCGGGGACCTGGCGGATCTCGGCCGGATCGGCCTCGCGCAGCCGCTTGACCGAGCCGAAATGCCGTAGCAGCGCCTTCCGGCGCGCCGGCCCGAGCCCCGGCACGTTGTCCAAGACGCTGCCCTTGACGTTCCTGGCGCGCTTGGCTCGATGGTAGGTGATGGCGAAGCGATGCGCTTCGTCACGCACGCGCTGCAGAAGGTAAAGCCCTTCGCTGAAGCGGGGCATGATCACCGGATGGTCGTCGTCGGGGAGCCAGACCTCCTCCAGGCGTTTGGCCAGGCCGCACACTGCCACGTCGTCCACGCCCAGCTCGTCCAGGGCCCGCTGCGCCGCGGCGGCCTGGGCGGGACCGCCGTCGACCACGACCAGGTTGGGCGGGTAGGCGAACTTGCGCGGCTTGCCGGTCTCGGGGTCGATCGGTTCGCCCGAGGGCGGGGCGTCCAGTTCGCCGGTGGCGGTGCGCTCCTCCAGGTAGCGGCGGAAGCGCCGCAGGATCACCTCGTGGATGGCGGCGACGTCCCCTTCGCCGGACATGCCGCGGATGGAGAACCTGCGGTACTCGCTCTTGCGGGCCAGGCCGTCCTCGAACACCACCATCGAGGCCACGACGTCCTCGCCCATGGTGTGGGAGACGTCGTAGCACTCGATGCGCAGCGGCGCCTGGTCCAGGCCGAGCGCGTCGGCGATCTCCTGCAGCGCCTTGCTGCGGGTGGTGAGGTCGCTCGCCCGGCGCATCTTGTGCTGGGCGAGGGCCTCCTTGGCGTTGCGCTCGACGGTCTCCATCAGCGCCTTCTTGTCCCCCCGGCGCGGCACGCGCAGCTCGACCCTGCCGCCGCGGTGCTCGGCGAGCAGCTCGGCCACCGCCCGCACGTCAGGCGGTTCCACGGCCACCAGGACCTCACGCGGCACGGCCTCGGGGGCGGCGTCGCCGTACATCTGCAGCAGGAAGTGCTCGACCAGCTCGCCGGGCGTGGTCTCCTCGACCTTGTCGATGACCCAGCCGCGCTGGCCGCGGATGCGCCCGCCCCGCACGTAGAAGACCTGGACGGCGGCTTCGAGCTGGTCTTCGGCCAGGGCGATGACGTCGCAGTCGGTGTTCTCGCCGAGCACGACGGCCTGTTTCTCCAGCGCCCGTCGCAGCGCCTGCACGTCGTCGCGGAGCCGGGCCGCCCGCTCGAACTCCTCCGCGGCGGCGGCCTCG
It contains:
- the rapZ gene encoding RNase adapter RapZ, yielding MSGAGRSTAAKALEDLGWFVIDNLPPGLLFSLAEEAGRANLPADKVAAVVDVRSLAFTTDLNAAIEELEARGAAVRVAFLEASDEELVRRFENVRRPHPLQGEGRLVDGIARERGILRDVRANADLVIDTSTLNVHELRRKIVAFFGGEDRPGLRVNVVSFGYKYGLPVDADLVVDCRFLPNPHWVPELRPMTGLDAPVRDYVLGQPGAKAFLDAYEEVMGVVAAGYTREGKSFATLAVGCTGGKHRSVAMAEQLAARLRERGMEVQVSHRDTGRE
- the uvrC gene encoding excinuclease ABC subunit UvrC; the encoded protein is MSFRPPAGTIPESPGVYRFKDAGGRVIYVGKAKNLRQRLNSYFADFAGLHPRTQTMLTTAAGVDWTVVSTEVEALQLEYSWIKEFDPRFNVKYRDDKSYPYLAVTMGEEFPRVQVLRGARRRDTRYFGPYSHAWAIRETVDLLLRVFPVRTCSTGVFRRAAQMGRPCLLGYIDKCSAPCVGRVTAEEHRRLAEDFCDFMAGDTARFIKQLEREMHEAAAAEEFERAARLRDDVQALRRALEKQAVVLGENTDCDVIALAEDQLEAAVQVFYVRGGRIRGQRGWVIDKVEETTPGELVEHFLLQMYGDAAPEAVPREVLVAVEPPDVRAVAELLAEHRGGRVELRVPRRGDKKALMETVERNAKEALAQHKMRRASDLTTRSKALQEIADALGLDQAPLRIECYDVSHTMGEDVVASMVVFEDGLARKSEYRRFSIRGMSGEGDVAAIHEVILRRFRRYLEERTATGELDAPPSGEPIDPETGKPRKFAYPPNLVVVDGGPAQAAAAQRALDELGVDDVAVCGLAKRLEEVWLPDDDHPVIMPRFSEGLYLLQRVRDEAHRFAITYHRAKRARNVKGSVLDNVPGLGPARRKALLRHFGSVKRLREADPAEIRQVPGIGPALAEAIATALKGEGEGT